In a genomic window of bacterium:
- a CDS encoding Gfo/Idh/MocA family oxidoreductase → MTDKINVAFVGCGGFAKGMHLPNMAKNQKYKLYAACDIVEKAAEEVSKQYNMEYFTTDYGKILNDKEVNLVVITTRHDQHAPLTIKAANAGKHILCEKPMGLNAKECKDIASAVKANNVKYTVGYNRGMAPLIRKARNLLKGIDKKKLIYHRIQAPFPADNWTHDPAVGGGRFVGEGCHIFDLLCELVGKPPVSVYASGGTFLDPEKVKIPDSGIITITFEDGSVGTTLIASAGCKLFPKEATEIYCDGKAIYIDEFKEMKSYGFEKEGEVITLEKIDKGQIAEIDELADSIINDTEPPNGIVNAARAAVISFYVNESIKTGKVISISEEDYIFKS, encoded by the coding sequence ATGACAGACAAAATCAATGTAGCGTTTGTAGGATGCGGGGGATTTGCCAAGGGAATGCATCTTCCCAATATGGCAAAGAATCAGAAGTATAAGCTTTATGCAGCATGTGATATTGTTGAGAAAGCTGCAGAAGAGGTATCTAAGCAGTATAACATGGAATACTTTACTACGGATTATGGGAAAATTCTTAATGATAAGGAGGTGAATCTAGTAGTTATTACCACACGGCATGACCAGCATGCGCCACTGACAATTAAAGCGGCCAATGCAGGAAAACACATTTTATGCGAGAAGCCGATGGGTTTGAATGCGAAAGAGTGTAAGGACATTGCATCTGCAGTAAAAGCTAATAATGTGAAATACACTGTGGGGTACAACAGAGGAATGGCGCCTCTTATTAGAAAAGCAAGGAATTTGCTTAAGGGAATAGATAAAAAGAAGCTTATATATCACCGTATTCAAGCGCCTTTTCCAGCGGACAACTGGACACATGACCCAGCAGTTGGTGGAGGAAGATTTGTAGGAGAAGGTTGTCATATATTTGATCTTCTCTGCGAACTGGTTGGAAAACCGCCTGTGAGTGTTTATGCAAGTGGGGGAACATTTCTTGATCCTGAAAAGGTAAAAATACCTGACAGCGGGATTATTACAATTACTTTTGAGGACGGCTCAGTAGGTACAACACTGATTGCTAGCGCCGGATGTAAATTGTTTCCCAAGGAAGCAACTGAAATATACTGCGATGGAAAGGCAATATATATTGATGAGTTTAAGGAGATGAAGTCTTATGGTTTTGAAAAAGAAGGAGAGGTGATTACATTAGAGAAAATAGACAAAGGGCAAATTGCAGAGATAGACGAACTGGCTGATTCTATTATTAATGATACAGAACCGCCGAATGGAATTGTTAATGCAGCAAGAGCCGCTGTAATAAGCTTCTATGTAAATGAGTCGATAAAGACCGGGAAAGTAATCTCGATTTCTGAGGAAGATTATATTTTTAAAAGCTGA
- a CDS encoding Gfo/Idh/MocA family oxidoreductase, which yields MVKIGCVNIDISHPNAFARKMAKMEPKRGKYVAIYNDGFRTDEEVDGFIKDNELEKRCKTIEELVDMVDIGFVHDCNWDKHLKHAMPFIKAGKPVFIDKPICGNLTDCNKLEKLVNDGAKILGSSSVRYANEFIEIKKQLAENNEEIISVYGTAGVDEFNYGVHIMEGIHGLLGSGVHSVKYIGTANSEKPVEQYYVTWKNGVKVIYQLQTGVWQPFDVVITTNKAIHHFRVDTTQIYDAVLKRIFDYMEKGIEMAPITDLTETIKIYLAGKASREQEGAEIKLEDLTLEDKGYDGYSFEKQYALTARSKK from the coding sequence ATGGTTAAAATAGGTTGTGTAAACATAGATATATCTCATCCAAACGCTTTTGCAAGAAAGATGGCGAAAATGGAACCTAAGAGAGGAAAATATGTTGCGATATATAATGATGGATTTCGTACGGACGAAGAAGTGGATGGATTTATTAAAGATAATGAACTTGAGAAAAGATGCAAGACAATAGAAGAGCTTGTTGATATGGTAGATATTGGTTTTGTGCATGACTGTAATTGGGATAAGCATCTTAAACATGCCATGCCCTTTATAAAAGCAGGAAAACCTGTTTTTATTGATAAGCCGATATGCGGGAATCTTACCGATTGCAATAAACTTGAGAAACTTGTAAATGATGGAGCAAAGATACTTGGAAGCTCATCCGTGCGATATGCAAATGAATTCATAGAAATTAAAAAACAACTTGCAGAAAATAACGAAGAAATCATATCAGTCTATGGGACAGCAGGTGTTGATGAGTTTAACTATGGTGTCCATATTATGGAAGGAATACATGGGCTTTTGGGTTCAGGTGTTCATTCAGTGAAATATATAGGCACTGCTAACTCTGAAAAACCGGTTGAACAATATTATGTAACATGGAAGAACGGTGTAAAGGTTATATATCAGCTTCAAACCGGCGTATGGCAGCCATTTGATGTTGTTATAACTACAAATAAGGCTATTCATCACTTTAGAGTTGATACAACACAGATTTACGATGCTGTTCTCAAACGCATATTTGATTACATGGAAAAAGGAATTGAAATGGCACCTATTACAGATCTTACTGAAACAATAAAGATATATCTTGCAGGAAAAGCGTCAAGAGAGCAAGAAGGAGCAGAGATAAAACTTGAGGATTTAACACTTGAGGATAAGGGATATG